Part of the Vibrio sp. SCSIO 43137 genome, TAAACTGCCCGGATACGTGACGGCTTACTCTTTTACTAGCCGGCATTACCCAGGTAATAGGTGCCGGCCAGGAGGCCTTGATATGTTCAAGCTGCTGAGAAGTTAGCTCAGATTCATCAACGTAAGGCTTAATCTGCTCATAACTGGCTGCAATCAAAATTAACCCTTTCTTTATAGGGCGCTGCTTTATATCCAGCAAAGCCTGTATGGCTTCTGGGTTGTCGGGATCACAACCGACGCCAAACACACCTTCCGTCGGGTAGGCGATCACGTCTCCGCCGGCCAGAGCTTCTACTGCTTTTTCAATAATCGTCATTTTATCTGTCAGCTTTTTTTCCATTCCAAGAGTGTACTAATTCTTATTCAATCTGACTAAATCTATTTACAGCATAAATAAACTTTTCCCTACGCAAACGTTTTCCTTGCGCAGTTTTCACCTTATAATGCGCAAACAGTCATATATCTAATGTGAATCAGGAGTCATGGATGAAAGTCGGAATAATTATGGGGTCAAAGTCTGACTGGCCAACAATGAAGTTGGCAGCGGATATGCTGGATCAGTTTGCTGTTCCTTATGAGACAAAGGTTGTGTCTGCTCACCGCACACCTCAACTGCTCGCCGACTATGCCACAAGTGCAAAAGAGAGAGGAATTAAAGTGATTATTGCCGGTGCGGGTGGCGCGGCTCATCTGCCGGGTATGGCTGCGGCTTTCACCTCTCTGCCGGTGCTGGGTGTTCCTGTTCAGTCAAGAGCATTAAAAGGAATGGACTCTTTGCTGTCTATTGTGCAGATGCCGAAAGGAATTGCCGTCGGCACCCTGGCTATCGGAGAAGCCGGGGCAGCCAATGCAGGCTTGCTTGCCGCACAAATCATTGCCACTCACGATGACGAAGTAGCAGATAAGGTAGAGGCTTTCAGAAATAGCCAGACTGAAACCATTCTTGCCAACCCTGACCCACGAGAGGACGACTAACATGCAGGTACTGGTACTGGGTGCTGGTCAGCTAGCCAGAATGATGGCGTTGGCCGGGGCACCGCTGAATATTGATGTATCGGCATATGATGTCCGCTCAGAAAATGTTGTCCATCCTCTGACGCTTGCTGTTATAGAGGCAGACTTAGAAAAAGCGATTAACCAGGCTGATGTTATTACTGCTGAGTTTGAACATATTCCTGCAGATATTCTGACTATCTGTGAAAAGAGCGGAAAATTCTTACCAAATCCTGAGGCGATACGTGCCGGTGGTGACAGAAGAGTGGAGAAAGCGCTACTTGATGCATCTGGTGTCCGTAATGCCAAGTACCACATAATCAATCAGCGGGCAGACTTAGACACAGCCATTGAGAATATCGGGCTTCCCTTGGTATTAAAAACGGCTCTTGGCGGTTACGACGGTAAAGGGCAGTGGCGTCTGAAGTCAGTTGATCAAGCAGATTCTGTCTGGCAGGAGATGGCTGACAGCATAAAAAGCACAGAGCATCAGGCAGTTGTGGCTGAGCAGATGATTCCGTTTGAGCGTGAAGTCTCGCTAATTGGCGTACGTAACCAGCAAGGTGATATTAAAGCTTACCCTCTTACAGAAAATACCCACTTCGATGGAGTTCTAAGTGTATCCCGCGCCTTGCCTGAACATGCTCTGCAGCAGCAGGCGACGGACATGTTTAAAGCTATCGCTGAAAACCTGAACTACGTAGGCGTTCTGGCTCTGGAGTTTTTTGAACTAGACGGAAAACTACTGGTCAATGAGATCGCCCCCAGAGTCCACAACTCCGGTCACTGGACTCAGCAAGGTGCTGAAGTTTGCCAGTTTGAAAACCATCTCCGAGCCGTCTGCGGTCTGCCCCTTGGCAGTACTGAATTGATTCGCCCGACCGCCATGGTCAATATTCTCGGGCAGGATTTACTACCGGAACAGCTACTATCTCTGGATAGCTGCCATATTCACTGGTACGGAAAAGAGAAGCGTCCCGGAAGAAAGATGGGACATATCAATATTTGTGCTGATAACGAACAGCAGCTTAGTGAGCGATTACTTACTGTATCGAAATGGTTAGATAAGGATAGCTTTCCCGGCCTGCATGTAGCATTAAATCAATAAACTTCAGTAGTAAAAAAGGCGCTTTATCATGCGCCTTTTTCTCTATTTACCCTGAATATGCTGACATTTCCTGCTCGCACACTGAACTTCCTCTTTCTTCTCTAGCAGAAGTGGGTAACCACAAACCTCACACTTACCTATTACAGGAGGCTGGTTGACGGCAAACTTACATTTAGGGAAGTTATCGCAGGCATAGAAAACTTTACCGAAGCGGGACTTTCTCTCCACAAGCTGACCACGGTTACACTCCGGACAAGTACAACTATCCGTTTGTTCCTTATCAGCTTCTTGCTCCATTGACTCGATATGCTGACAATCAGGATAGCCACTACATCCGATAAACATACCATAGCGTCCCTGACGTAAAACTAACTCACTCTGACATTGCGGACAGGGAACACCTAACGGCTTAACAATATGACCATCATTTTGATGAAGGGGTTTAATATAGTCGCACTGCGGATACTGGTTGCATCCGAGAAAAGGGCCATGCTTGCCATGGCGGAGCTGTAACTCTCCGCCACACTGTGGGCAAGGTTCATGATCAAGCGCGTGCTCGTGCGCTTCAAAAAGTTGGTGGTTTATCTTTCCGCTCATAATCAGGCCTGCACTAATGCAAAATACCTGTCTCTGCGGTATACAGAAGCTCTTCCATTAAGGTATATGCGTTTTCATTACCCGGAACATTAAACAGCACCATAAGAATGACCCATTTAAGATCTTCCAGCGCCAGTTCAGGTGTTTCCAGCCCCATGACTCTGTCGATCACCATTTCACGGGTCTCAGTAGTCAGTACATTAACCTGTTCGAGGAAAATAAGAAAACCACGGCAGGTCACATCAAGACGAGCCATCTCTTTTTCCGTATAGATACGGGTAGAGGTTGCTGCATTGGTGTCGATAACCGCACGGGTTTCACTCTGTTGAAGGGCTGCCAGACCTTCTAACCAATCCAGAGCCTTATAAATCTCTTTCTGGTGGAAGCCGGCTCTTAAAAGCTCTTCTTCAAGTTCGTCCTGGTCCACCATCAACTCTGCATCACTATGGATGTAGGTTTCGAACAAATACATCAATATGTCCATCATAGCTAACCCCTCCTCATTCGAATATAGCCACCTGAAACGGCAGCAACATGCCCTTGAAGCTCGAGCTCCAGAAGCTGCATCATTATTTCATGCACAGGTATATTGGTCCTCTGTGCCAAAATATCAACCGGTGTCGCTTCTACTCCTACGTTAGCTAACAGTTTAGCAAATGGCAATTGTTCATTTTCTTGTTGCACAGTAAACAAGCTGTTTTGATAACTAGATGACCCGCCTAAGTGATTTTCTATTTCAACCAGAATATCATCACAATCCTGTACCAGCTTAGCGCCTTGCTGGATAAGGGCATTACTTCCCCTGCAATTAGCATTTTGAATCATACC contains:
- a CDS encoding DNA topoisomerase family protein; the protein is MSGKINHQLFEAHEHALDHEPCPQCGGELQLRHGKHGPFLGCNQYPQCDYIKPLHQNDGHIVKPLGVPCPQCQSELVLRQGRYGMFIGCSGYPDCQHIESMEQEADKEQTDSCTCPECNRGQLVERKSRFGKVFYACDNFPKCKFAVNQPPVIGKCEVCGYPLLLEKKEEVQCASRKCQHIQGK
- a CDS encoding 5-(carboxyamino)imidazole ribonucleotide synthase encodes the protein MQVLVLGAGQLARMMALAGAPLNIDVSAYDVRSENVVHPLTLAVIEADLEKAINQADVITAEFEHIPADILTICEKSGKFLPNPEAIRAGGDRRVEKALLDASGVRNAKYHIINQRADLDTAIENIGLPLVLKTALGGYDGKGQWRLKSVDQADSVWQEMADSIKSTEHQAVVAEQMIPFEREVSLIGVRNQQGDIKAYPLTENTHFDGVLSVSRALPEHALQQQATDMFKAIAENLNYVGVLALEFFELDGKLLVNEIAPRVHNSGHWTQQGAEVCQFENHLRAVCGLPLGSTELIRPTAMVNILGQDLLPEQLLSLDSCHIHWYGKEKRPGRKMGHINICADNEQQLSERLLTVSKWLDKDSFPGLHVALNQ
- a CDS encoding DUF494 family protein, giving the protein MMDILMYLFETYIHSDAELMVDQDELEEELLRAGFHQKEIYKALDWLEGLAALQQSETRAVIDTNAATSTRIYTEKEMARLDVTCRGFLIFLEQVNVLTTETREMVIDRVMGLETPELALEDLKWVILMVLFNVPGNENAYTLMEELLYTAETGILH
- the purE gene encoding 5-(carboxyamino)imidazole ribonucleotide mutase, which produces MKVGIIMGSKSDWPTMKLAADMLDQFAVPYETKVVSAHRTPQLLADYATSAKERGIKVIIAGAGGAAHLPGMAAAFTSLPVLGVPVQSRALKGMDSLLSIVQMPKGIAVGTLAIGEAGAANAGLLAAQIIATHDDEVADKVEAFRNSQTETILANPDPREDD
- a CDS encoding L-threonylcarbamoyladenylate synthase; translated protein: MTIIEKAVEALAGGDVIAYPTEGVFGVGCDPDNPEAIQALLDIKQRPIKKGLILIAASYEQIKPYVDESELTSQQLEHIKASWPAPITWVMPASKRVSRHVSGQFSSVAVRVTDHPLVREVCLAYGKPITSTSANLTGQPPCKTTAEVEQQLGHTPVVVVAGETGGRDKPSEIRDAKTLKVLRQG